One Vigna unguiculata cultivar IT97K-499-35 chromosome 11, ASM411807v1, whole genome shotgun sequence DNA window includes the following coding sequences:
- the LOC114169213 gene encoding uncharacterized protein LOC114169213 isoform X3 encodes MKLFPLANQEDLPDPLPSVSNVQTEPIIFQVDRLNLALEENSDFQPSENPTSNTTSSSSSKGSGYGFSDKIADGMTIQIRTVNLLIETRGSACCQGEPTRAPPVASITMHNFVLYTTNESWEVVNLKEAREFSSNKKYIYVFKKLEWESMSFDLLPHPDMFTDPTLGRSQEGSNPRDEDGEKRVLFGAERLIEGISGEAFITVQRTELNSPFALEVQFHVTEAVCPALSEPGLRAFLRFKTGLHVCLSRGNVDLKAKKRSTEAARNSIVSIVVDHIFLCIKDSDFQLELLMQSLHYSRASQSEGDSHSSLTRIIVGGVFLRDTISFPPCTLVQPSTQSVIGDAFQVPTFARSFCPSIYPLGEQQWQSIVGTPLICLHSVQIVPALPPSFACQTVIDCQPLMIHLQEETCLKISSFLADSIVVNHGDILPDFSVKSFNFTLKGLDLTVPLDKICLDISKTNINNTVNTSFAGARLRIENLFFLDSPSLILKILNLEKDPACFCLWEGQPIDASQKKWTAGAFQVTLSLEVCTDKPPHQSSLGWTSGLWRCVDLKDARIEVAMVTADGNPLLKVPPPGGIVRLGIACEQYLSNTSLEQLYFVLSVYDYFRSVSEKIAIAGKKGQLKDVRNKYLSGNLMEKIPSDTSVSLTIKNLQLQFLESSSVNSKGMPLVQFVGDDFFVSATHRTLGGAIAVSSTLNWERVQIDCLDSEEHFTCENDSPCSTSENLPSISDHEHLKLRPVFWVHNKKRLLNGNAHSYPFLDIHMEQVIPFCVVDTEVHTLNLSASISGVRLGGGMNYSEALLHRFGVLGPDGGPGNGLSKGWENLQTGPLAKLFKTTSPIDDNLENVETTTEGKGTSFSHLKKPDTVDITIQLRDWLFALEGEHDMAERWWFSTYDANREERCWHTTFHILRVNAKSCPKRALERKTQSHRIQLYPVDVVTVGVQGLKIMKPQAQKDIPSSVITENGVKQFTEEVEGIDLEVGMILREDNEDDEIFNWEMENLKFYIRQTNEAIVTKEDVQNLTFLCKSEIDSVGRIISGVLRIFKLESSVGQYVIDRLGNLGSKDIVKNFCPEKPSIDGSVSSQQNLTKESPRKTMEQTLTSLEEAVAGSQTKISDLISDIGTSESSFQHLTVIKELGQKIESMQGLVVQLKNQL; translated from the exons TTGCCGTCCGTAAGCAATGTACAAACAGAGCCTATCATCTTTCAAGTTGATAGGCTAAATTTGGCTCTCGAAGAGAATTCTGATTTTCAGCCATCTGAAAATCCAACAAG TAACACCACATCAAGTTCGTCCTCGAAGGGTAGCGGCTATGGTTTTTCTGATAAG ATTGCAGATGGAATGACTATACAGATTCGTACGGTTAATCTATTAATTGAAACTCGTGGAAGTGCTTGTTGCCAAGGGGAACCAACTCG GGCACCACCTGTGGCATCTATTACCATGCACAACTTTGTACTGTATACGACAAATGAAAGCTGGGAG GTTGTAAATCTTAAAGAGGCACGGGAATTCTCCAGTAATAAGAAGTATATATACGTCTTCAAA AAACTAGAATGGGAATCTATGTCTTTTGATCTTTTGCCTCATCCTGACATGTTCACGGATCCTACTTTAGGCCGCTCTCAAGAGGGATCAAACCCGAGAGATGAGGATGGTGAAAAGCGAGTATTATTTGGAGCAGAGCGTCTTATAGAAGGAATATCGGGAGAAGCATTT ATCACGGTTCAGAGAACTGAATTGAACAGTCCATTTGCACTTGAGGTTCAGTTCCATGTTACTGAAGCTGTTTGTCCAGCATTAAGTGAACCAG GACTGCGTGCATTTCTTCGCTTTAAAACTGGATTACATGTCTGTCTAAGCAGGGGAAATGTAGATTTGAAGGCTAAGAAG CGGTCAACTGAAGCTGCTAGGAATTCCATTGTGTCAATTGTTGTGGACCATATATTTCTTTGCATTAAAGACTCTG ACTTCCAACTTGAGCTTTTAATGCAGTCCCTCCATTATTCTCGG GCCAGTCAATCTGAAGGAGATAGTCATAGTAGCTTGACCAGAATTATAGTTGGAGGAGTATTTTTAAG GGACACCATTTCATTTCCTCCATGTACCTTAGTGCAACCATCAACGCAATCGGTCATAGGGGATGCTTTCCAAGTACCAACATTTG CAAGAAGCTTTTGCCCTTCAATATACCCACTAGGAGAACAGCAATGGCAATCAATTGTGGGAACTCCTCTAATATGCCTCCATTCTGTTCAGATCGTGCCTGCTCTTCCACCATCTTTTGCTTGTCAAACTGTTATTGATTGTCAACCTCTAATG ATTCACCTCCAGGAAGAAACCTGCCTCAAGATATCATCATTCTTAGCTGATAGTATTGTTGTGAATCATGGTGACATTTTACCAGATTTCTCagtaaaatcttttaatttcaCTCTCAAGGGTCTGGATCTTACAGTTCCTTTGGATAAGATCTGTCTGGATATTTCTAAAACCAATATAAACAATACAGTCAATACCTCTTTTGCTGGAGCAAGGCTTCGGATTgaaaatcttttctttttagaTTCACCCTCATTGATACTGAAAATATTGAACCTCGAGAAGGATCCTGCTTGCTTCTGTCTTTGGGAGGGTCAACCAATTGATGCCAGTCAGAAGAAGTGGACTGCTGGAGCTTTCCAGGTTACTTTATCTCTTGAAGTATGTACAGACAAGCCTCCACATCAGAGCTCTCTCGGATGGACATCTGGATTGTGGAGATGTGTTGACCTGAAAGATGCTCGTATAGAAGTAGCTATGGTAACTGCTGATGGTAATCCATTGTTAAAGGTTCCTCCTCCAGGGGGTATCGTGAGGCTTGGTATAGCTTGTGAACAGTATCTATCCAACACTTCACTTgaacaattatattttgtcCTCAGTGTCTATGATTATTTTAGGAGTGTTAGTGAGAAAATAGCCATAGCTGGAAAAAAGGGACAATTGAAGGATGTCAGGAACAAATATTTAAGTGGAAATCTGATGGAGAAGATTCCCAGTGACACTTCTGTAAGTTTGACAATAAAAAATCTCCAACTTCAGTTTCTTGAGTCATCTTCTGTGAATTCTAAGGGAATGCCTCTAGTACAGTTTGTTGGAGATGATTTTTTTGTTAGTGCTACTCATAGAACCCTTGGTGGTGCTATTGCTGTTTCATCCACATTAAATTGGGAGAGAGTTCAGATAGATTGCCTGGATTCTGAAGAGCATTTCACATGTGAAAATGACTCACCTTGTAGTACTAGCGAAAATCTTCCGTCAATAAGTGATCATGAACACCTTAAACTGAGACCTGTTTTCTGGGTGCATAACAAAAAACGGCTACTTAATGGAAATGCTCATTCATACCCCTTTCTGGACATACATATGGAGCAAGTCATACCATTTTGTGTAGTAGACACGGAAGTACATACTTTAAATCTCTCAGCTTCTATATCTGGTGTTCGTCTTGGTGGGGGAATGAATTACTCTGAGGCCCTCCTGCATCGATTTGGAGTACTAGGGCCTGATGGTGGTCCAGGGAATGGTTTGTCTAAAGGGTGGGAAAACTTACAAACTGGACCATTGGCAAAACTTTTTAAGACAACATCTCCGATTGATGATAATTTAGAAAATG TTGAAACTACGACAGAAGGGAAAGGTACCAGTTTTTCACACTTGAAGAAGCCAGATACCGTGGATATAACTATACAGTTGAGAGACTGGTTATTTGCTCTTGAAGGTGAGCATGACATGGCTGAAAGATGGTGGTTCTCAACCTATGATGCAAACAGAGAAGAGAGGTGTTGGCACACAACATTCCATATCTTGCGGGTAAATGCAAAAAGTTGCCCAAAGCGTGCTCTGGAAAGAAAAACACAATCACACAGAATACAACTATATCCTGTGGACGTGGTTACG GTTGGAGTTCAAGGGTTGAAAATCATGAAGCCTCAAGCCCAAAAGGACATTCCTTCATCAGTTATAACCGAAAATGGAGTAAAACAATTCACTGAAGAAGTTGAGGGAATTGATCTTGAAGTTGGCATGATATTACGTGAGGAtaatgaagatgatgaaatttttaattgggAAATGGAGAATCTAAAGTTTTATATAAGACAAACG AATGAAGCAATTGTAACCAAGGAAGACGTCCAAAACCTCACTTTTCTATGCAAATCCGAAATTGATTCTGTGGGCCGAATAATATCTGGAGTTTTACGGATATTTAAGCTTGAAAGTTCTGTCGGCCAGTATGTAATTGACAGGCTTGGCAACCTAG
- the LOC114169213 gene encoding uncharacterized protein LOC114169213 isoform X4, with protein sequence MTIQIRTVNLLIETRGSACCQGEPTRAPPVASITMHNFVLYTTNESWEVVNLKEAREFSSNKKYIYVFKKLEWESMSFDLLPHPDMFTDPTLGRSQEGSNPRDEDGEKRVLFGAERLIEGISGEAFITVQRTELNSPFALEVQFHVTEAVCPALSEPGLRAFLRFKTGLHVCLSRGNVDLKAKKRSTEAARNSIVSIVVDHIFLCIKDSDFQLELLMQSLHYSRASQSEGDSHSSLTRIIVGGVFLRDTISFPPCTLVQPSTQSVIGDAFQVPTFARSFCPSIYPLGEQQWQSIVGTPLICLHSVQIVPALPPSFACQTVIDCQPLMIHLQEETCLKISSFLADSIVVNHGDILPDFSVKSFNFTLKGLDLTVPLDKICLDISKTNINNTVNTSFAGARLRIENLFFLDSPSLILKILNLEKDPACFCLWEGQPIDASQKKWTAGAFQVTLSLEVCTDKPPHQSSLGWTSGLWRCVDLKDARIEVAMVTADGNPLLKVPPPGGIVRLGIACEQYLSNTSLEQLYFVLSVYDYFRSVSEKIAIAGKKGQLKDVRNKYLSGNLMEKIPSDTSVSLTIKNLQLQFLESSSVNSKGMPLVQFVGDDFFVSATHRTLGGAIAVSSTLNWERVQIDCLDSEEHFTCENDSPCSTSENLPSISDHEHLKLRPVFWVHNKKRLLNGNAHSYPFLDIHMEQVIPFCVVDTEVHTLNLSASISGVRLGGGMNYSEALLHRFGVLGPDGGPGNGLSKGWENLQTGPLAKLFKTTSPIDDNLENVETTTEGKGTSFSHLKKPDTVDITIQLRDWLFALEGEHDMAERWWFSTYDANREERCWHTTFHILRVNAKSCPKRALERKTQSHRIQLYPVDVVTVGVQGLKIMKPQAQKDIPSSVITENGVKQFTEEVEGIDLEVGMILREDNEDDEIFNWEMENLKFYIRQTNEAIVTKEDVQNLTFLCKSEIDSVGRIISGVLRIFKLESSVGQYVIDRLGNLGSKDIVKNFCPEKPSIDGSVSSQQNLTKESPRKTMEQTLTSLEEAVAGSQTKISDLISDIGTSESSFQHLTVIKELGQKIESMQGLVVQLKNQL encoded by the exons ATGACTATACAGATTCGTACGGTTAATCTATTAATTGAAACTCGTGGAAGTGCTTGTTGCCAAGGGGAACCAACTCG GGCACCACCTGTGGCATCTATTACCATGCACAACTTTGTACTGTATACGACAAATGAAAGCTGGGAG GTTGTAAATCTTAAAGAGGCACGGGAATTCTCCAGTAATAAGAAGTATATATACGTCTTCAAA AAACTAGAATGGGAATCTATGTCTTTTGATCTTTTGCCTCATCCTGACATGTTCACGGATCCTACTTTAGGCCGCTCTCAAGAGGGATCAAACCCGAGAGATGAGGATGGTGAAAAGCGAGTATTATTTGGAGCAGAGCGTCTTATAGAAGGAATATCGGGAGAAGCATTT ATCACGGTTCAGAGAACTGAATTGAACAGTCCATTTGCACTTGAGGTTCAGTTCCATGTTACTGAAGCTGTTTGTCCAGCATTAAGTGAACCAG GACTGCGTGCATTTCTTCGCTTTAAAACTGGATTACATGTCTGTCTAAGCAGGGGAAATGTAGATTTGAAGGCTAAGAAG CGGTCAACTGAAGCTGCTAGGAATTCCATTGTGTCAATTGTTGTGGACCATATATTTCTTTGCATTAAAGACTCTG ACTTCCAACTTGAGCTTTTAATGCAGTCCCTCCATTATTCTCGG GCCAGTCAATCTGAAGGAGATAGTCATAGTAGCTTGACCAGAATTATAGTTGGAGGAGTATTTTTAAG GGACACCATTTCATTTCCTCCATGTACCTTAGTGCAACCATCAACGCAATCGGTCATAGGGGATGCTTTCCAAGTACCAACATTTG CAAGAAGCTTTTGCCCTTCAATATACCCACTAGGAGAACAGCAATGGCAATCAATTGTGGGAACTCCTCTAATATGCCTCCATTCTGTTCAGATCGTGCCTGCTCTTCCACCATCTTTTGCTTGTCAAACTGTTATTGATTGTCAACCTCTAATG ATTCACCTCCAGGAAGAAACCTGCCTCAAGATATCATCATTCTTAGCTGATAGTATTGTTGTGAATCATGGTGACATTTTACCAGATTTCTCagtaaaatcttttaatttcaCTCTCAAGGGTCTGGATCTTACAGTTCCTTTGGATAAGATCTGTCTGGATATTTCTAAAACCAATATAAACAATACAGTCAATACCTCTTTTGCTGGAGCAAGGCTTCGGATTgaaaatcttttctttttagaTTCACCCTCATTGATACTGAAAATATTGAACCTCGAGAAGGATCCTGCTTGCTTCTGTCTTTGGGAGGGTCAACCAATTGATGCCAGTCAGAAGAAGTGGACTGCTGGAGCTTTCCAGGTTACTTTATCTCTTGAAGTATGTACAGACAAGCCTCCACATCAGAGCTCTCTCGGATGGACATCTGGATTGTGGAGATGTGTTGACCTGAAAGATGCTCGTATAGAAGTAGCTATGGTAACTGCTGATGGTAATCCATTGTTAAAGGTTCCTCCTCCAGGGGGTATCGTGAGGCTTGGTATAGCTTGTGAACAGTATCTATCCAACACTTCACTTgaacaattatattttgtcCTCAGTGTCTATGATTATTTTAGGAGTGTTAGTGAGAAAATAGCCATAGCTGGAAAAAAGGGACAATTGAAGGATGTCAGGAACAAATATTTAAGTGGAAATCTGATGGAGAAGATTCCCAGTGACACTTCTGTAAGTTTGACAATAAAAAATCTCCAACTTCAGTTTCTTGAGTCATCTTCTGTGAATTCTAAGGGAATGCCTCTAGTACAGTTTGTTGGAGATGATTTTTTTGTTAGTGCTACTCATAGAACCCTTGGTGGTGCTATTGCTGTTTCATCCACATTAAATTGGGAGAGAGTTCAGATAGATTGCCTGGATTCTGAAGAGCATTTCACATGTGAAAATGACTCACCTTGTAGTACTAGCGAAAATCTTCCGTCAATAAGTGATCATGAACACCTTAAACTGAGACCTGTTTTCTGGGTGCATAACAAAAAACGGCTACTTAATGGAAATGCTCATTCATACCCCTTTCTGGACATACATATGGAGCAAGTCATACCATTTTGTGTAGTAGACACGGAAGTACATACTTTAAATCTCTCAGCTTCTATATCTGGTGTTCGTCTTGGTGGGGGAATGAATTACTCTGAGGCCCTCCTGCATCGATTTGGAGTACTAGGGCCTGATGGTGGTCCAGGGAATGGTTTGTCTAAAGGGTGGGAAAACTTACAAACTGGACCATTGGCAAAACTTTTTAAGACAACATCTCCGATTGATGATAATTTAGAAAATG TTGAAACTACGACAGAAGGGAAAGGTACCAGTTTTTCACACTTGAAGAAGCCAGATACCGTGGATATAACTATACAGTTGAGAGACTGGTTATTTGCTCTTGAAGGTGAGCATGACATGGCTGAAAGATGGTGGTTCTCAACCTATGATGCAAACAGAGAAGAGAGGTGTTGGCACACAACATTCCATATCTTGCGGGTAAATGCAAAAAGTTGCCCAAAGCGTGCTCTGGAAAGAAAAACACAATCACACAGAATACAACTATATCCTGTGGACGTGGTTACG GTTGGAGTTCAAGGGTTGAAAATCATGAAGCCTCAAGCCCAAAAGGACATTCCTTCATCAGTTATAACCGAAAATGGAGTAAAACAATTCACTGAAGAAGTTGAGGGAATTGATCTTGAAGTTGGCATGATATTACGTGAGGAtaatgaagatgatgaaatttttaattgggAAATGGAGAATCTAAAGTTTTATATAAGACAAACG AATGAAGCAATTGTAACCAAGGAAGACGTCCAAAACCTCACTTTTCTATGCAAATCCGAAATTGATTCTGTGGGCCGAATAATATCTGGAGTTTTACGGATATTTAAGCTTGAAAGTTCTGTCGGCCAGTATGTAATTGACAGGCTTGGCAACCTAG
- the LOC114169213 gene encoding uncharacterized protein LOC114169213 isoform X5, which produces MSFDLLPHPDMFTDPTLGRSQEGSNPRDEDGEKRVLFGAERLIEGISGEAFITVQRTELNSPFALEVQFHVTEAVCPALSEPGLRAFLRFKTGLHVCLSRGNVDLKAKKRSTEAARNSIVSIVVDHIFLCIKDSDFQLELLMQSLHYSRASQSEGDSHSSLTRIIVGGVFLRDTISFPPCTLVQPSTQSVIGDAFQVPTFARSFCPSIYPLGEQQWQSIVGTPLICLHSVQIVPALPPSFACQTVIDCQPLMIHLQEETCLKISSFLADSIVVNHGDILPDFSVKSFNFTLKGLDLTVPLDKICLDISKTNINNTVNTSFAGARLRIENLFFLDSPSLILKILNLEKDPACFCLWEGQPIDASQKKWTAGAFQVTLSLEVCTDKPPHQSSLGWTSGLWRCVDLKDARIEVAMVTADGNPLLKVPPPGGIVRLGIACEQYLSNTSLEQLYFVLSVYDYFRSVSEKIAIAGKKGQLKDVRNKYLSGNLMEKIPSDTSVSLTIKNLQLQFLESSSVNSKGMPLVQFVGDDFFVSATHRTLGGAIAVSSTLNWERVQIDCLDSEEHFTCENDSPCSTSENLPSISDHEHLKLRPVFWVHNKKRLLNGNAHSYPFLDIHMEQVIPFCVVDTEVHTLNLSASISGVRLGGGMNYSEALLHRFGVLGPDGGPGNGLSKGWENLQTGPLAKLFKTTSPIDDNLENVETTTEGKGTSFSHLKKPDTVDITIQLRDWLFALEGEHDMAERWWFSTYDANREERCWHTTFHILRVNAKSCPKRALERKTQSHRIQLYPVDVVTVGVQGLKIMKPQAQKDIPSSVITENGVKQFTEEVEGIDLEVGMILREDNEDDEIFNWEMENLKFYIRQTNEAIVTKEDVQNLTFLCKSEIDSVGRIISGVLRIFKLESSVGQYVIDRLGNLGSKDIVKNFCPEKPSIDGSVSSQQNLTKESPRKTMEQTLTSLEEAVAGSQTKISDLISDIGTSESSFQHLTVIKELGQKIESMQGLVVQLKNQL; this is translated from the exons ATGTCTTTTGATCTTTTGCCTCATCCTGACATGTTCACGGATCCTACTTTAGGCCGCTCTCAAGAGGGATCAAACCCGAGAGATGAGGATGGTGAAAAGCGAGTATTATTTGGAGCAGAGCGTCTTATAGAAGGAATATCGGGAGAAGCATTT ATCACGGTTCAGAGAACTGAATTGAACAGTCCATTTGCACTTGAGGTTCAGTTCCATGTTACTGAAGCTGTTTGTCCAGCATTAAGTGAACCAG GACTGCGTGCATTTCTTCGCTTTAAAACTGGATTACATGTCTGTCTAAGCAGGGGAAATGTAGATTTGAAGGCTAAGAAG CGGTCAACTGAAGCTGCTAGGAATTCCATTGTGTCAATTGTTGTGGACCATATATTTCTTTGCATTAAAGACTCTG ACTTCCAACTTGAGCTTTTAATGCAGTCCCTCCATTATTCTCGG GCCAGTCAATCTGAAGGAGATAGTCATAGTAGCTTGACCAGAATTATAGTTGGAGGAGTATTTTTAAG GGACACCATTTCATTTCCTCCATGTACCTTAGTGCAACCATCAACGCAATCGGTCATAGGGGATGCTTTCCAAGTACCAACATTTG CAAGAAGCTTTTGCCCTTCAATATACCCACTAGGAGAACAGCAATGGCAATCAATTGTGGGAACTCCTCTAATATGCCTCCATTCTGTTCAGATCGTGCCTGCTCTTCCACCATCTTTTGCTTGTCAAACTGTTATTGATTGTCAACCTCTAATG ATTCACCTCCAGGAAGAAACCTGCCTCAAGATATCATCATTCTTAGCTGATAGTATTGTTGTGAATCATGGTGACATTTTACCAGATTTCTCagtaaaatcttttaatttcaCTCTCAAGGGTCTGGATCTTACAGTTCCTTTGGATAAGATCTGTCTGGATATTTCTAAAACCAATATAAACAATACAGTCAATACCTCTTTTGCTGGAGCAAGGCTTCGGATTgaaaatcttttctttttagaTTCACCCTCATTGATACTGAAAATATTGAACCTCGAGAAGGATCCTGCTTGCTTCTGTCTTTGGGAGGGTCAACCAATTGATGCCAGTCAGAAGAAGTGGACTGCTGGAGCTTTCCAGGTTACTTTATCTCTTGAAGTATGTACAGACAAGCCTCCACATCAGAGCTCTCTCGGATGGACATCTGGATTGTGGAGATGTGTTGACCTGAAAGATGCTCGTATAGAAGTAGCTATGGTAACTGCTGATGGTAATCCATTGTTAAAGGTTCCTCCTCCAGGGGGTATCGTGAGGCTTGGTATAGCTTGTGAACAGTATCTATCCAACACTTCACTTgaacaattatattttgtcCTCAGTGTCTATGATTATTTTAGGAGTGTTAGTGAGAAAATAGCCATAGCTGGAAAAAAGGGACAATTGAAGGATGTCAGGAACAAATATTTAAGTGGAAATCTGATGGAGAAGATTCCCAGTGACACTTCTGTAAGTTTGACAATAAAAAATCTCCAACTTCAGTTTCTTGAGTCATCTTCTGTGAATTCTAAGGGAATGCCTCTAGTACAGTTTGTTGGAGATGATTTTTTTGTTAGTGCTACTCATAGAACCCTTGGTGGTGCTATTGCTGTTTCATCCACATTAAATTGGGAGAGAGTTCAGATAGATTGCCTGGATTCTGAAGAGCATTTCACATGTGAAAATGACTCACCTTGTAGTACTAGCGAAAATCTTCCGTCAATAAGTGATCATGAACACCTTAAACTGAGACCTGTTTTCTGGGTGCATAACAAAAAACGGCTACTTAATGGAAATGCTCATTCATACCCCTTTCTGGACATACATATGGAGCAAGTCATACCATTTTGTGTAGTAGACACGGAAGTACATACTTTAAATCTCTCAGCTTCTATATCTGGTGTTCGTCTTGGTGGGGGAATGAATTACTCTGAGGCCCTCCTGCATCGATTTGGAGTACTAGGGCCTGATGGTGGTCCAGGGAATGGTTTGTCTAAAGGGTGGGAAAACTTACAAACTGGACCATTGGCAAAACTTTTTAAGACAACATCTCCGATTGATGATAATTTAGAAAATG TTGAAACTACGACAGAAGGGAAAGGTACCAGTTTTTCACACTTGAAGAAGCCAGATACCGTGGATATAACTATACAGTTGAGAGACTGGTTATTTGCTCTTGAAGGTGAGCATGACATGGCTGAAAGATGGTGGTTCTCAACCTATGATGCAAACAGAGAAGAGAGGTGTTGGCACACAACATTCCATATCTTGCGGGTAAATGCAAAAAGTTGCCCAAAGCGTGCTCTGGAAAGAAAAACACAATCACACAGAATACAACTATATCCTGTGGACGTGGTTACG GTTGGAGTTCAAGGGTTGAAAATCATGAAGCCTCAAGCCCAAAAGGACATTCCTTCATCAGTTATAACCGAAAATGGAGTAAAACAATTCACTGAAGAAGTTGAGGGAATTGATCTTGAAGTTGGCATGATATTACGTGAGGAtaatgaagatgatgaaatttttaattgggAAATGGAGAATCTAAAGTTTTATATAAGACAAACG AATGAAGCAATTGTAACCAAGGAAGACGTCCAAAACCTCACTTTTCTATGCAAATCCGAAATTGATTCTGTGGGCCGAATAATATCTGGAGTTTTACGGATATTTAAGCTTGAAAGTTCTGTCGGCCAGTATGTAATTGACAGGCTTGGCAACCTAG